The following proteins are encoded in a genomic region of Devosia lucknowensis:
- the rplE gene encoding 50S ribosomal protein L5, whose translation MAETAYVPRLRTEYDNTIKAALREQFNYKNVMELPRLDKIVLNMGVGEAVNDTKKVKSAADELQKIAGQKPVITHARKSIAGFKVRENMPLGVKVTLRKTRMYEFLDRLVNIALPRVRDFRGLNPNAFDGNGNYAMGLKEHIVFPEINYDQIDQVWGMDIVICTTAKNDDEARALLKAFNFPFRQ comes from the coding sequence ATGGCTGAGACCGCTTACGTTCCGCGTCTCCGGACCGAGTATGACAACACGATCAAGGCTGCACTGCGTGAGCAGTTCAACTACAAGAACGTCATGGAGCTGCCGCGCCTTGACAAGATCGTGCTGAACATGGGCGTCGGCGAAGCCGTCAACGACACCAAGAAGGTGAAGTCGGCTGCTGACGAACTGCAGAAGATCGCCGGCCAGAAGCCGGTCATCACCCATGCGCGCAAGTCGATCGCAGGCTTCAAGGTCCGCGAGAACATGCCGCTTGGCGTGAAGGTCACCCTGCGCAAGACCCGCATGTACGAATTCCTGGATCGCCTGGTGAATATCGCACTGCCGCGTGTCCGCGACTTCCGTGGCCTGAACCCGAACGCGTTCGATGGCAATGGCAACTATGCCATGGGCCTCAAGGAACACATCGTTTTCCCCGAAATCAACTACGATCAGATCGATCAGGTTTGGGGCATGGACATCGTGATCTGCACGACGGCCAAGAACGACGATGAAGCCCGCGCGCTTCTCAAGGCTTTCAACTTCCCGTTCCGCCAGTAA
- the rpsS gene encoding 30S ribosomal protein S19, with protein sequence MTRSIWKGPFVDGYLLKKAEKAQSSGRNDVVKIWSRRSTILPQFVGITFGVHNGQKHVPVSVTEDMIGHKFGEFAPTRTYYGHAADKKAKRK encoded by the coding sequence ATGACCCGTTCGATTTGGAAGGGGCCGTTCGTCGACGGCTATCTGCTCAAGAAGGCCGAGAAGGCCCAGTCGTCTGGCCGCAACGATGTGGTCAAGATCTGGTCCCGTCGTTCGACCATTCTTCCGCAGTTCGTTGGTATCACCTTTGGTGTCCACAACGGTCAGAAGCACGTTCCGGTTTCCGTTACCGAGGACATGATCGGCCACAAGTTCGGTGAGTTCGCGCCGACCCGTACCTACTACGGTCACGCGGCCGACAAGAAGGCCAAGAGGAAGTAA
- the rplR gene encoding 50S ribosomal protein L18 — protein sequence MAISAKGAERRKARVRKALKARAFGRARLSVFRSDKNIYAQIIDDTTGRTLAAASTLEKDVRGSIKNGGNAEAASAVGKLIAERGVKAGVAEVIFDRGSYIYHGRVKALADAAREGGLQF from the coding sequence ATGGCAATTTCTGCAAAAGGTGCGGAACGCCGCAAGGCTCGTGTCCGCAAGGCGCTCAAGGCTCGTGCCTTTGGTCGCGCCCGTCTCAGCGTGTTCCGCTCGGACAAGAATATCTATGCCCAGATCATCGACGACACGACCGGTCGTACTCTGGCTGCCGCTTCGACCCTCGAAAAGGACGTCCGCGGCTCCATCAAGAACGGCGGCAATGCCGAGGCGGCTTCGGCCGTTGGCAAGCTGATCGCCGAACGTGGTGTGAAGGCAGGCGTCGCCGAGGTCATCTTCGACCGCGGCTCCTACATCTATCATGGCCGTGTTAAGGCCCTTGCAGACGCTGCCCGTGAGGGCGGTCTGCAGTTCTAA
- the rpmD gene encoding 50S ribosomal protein L30 codes for MAKSKTITVQQIGSPIRREKSQRATLIGLGLNKMNKQRELIDTPEVRGMINKIPHLVRVVGE; via the coding sequence ATGGCAAAGTCCAAAACCATCACCGTGCAGCAGATCGGTTCGCCGATCCGCCGCGAGAAGAGCCAGCGCGCGACCCTTATCGGTCTCGGGCTCAACAAGATGAACAAGCAGCGTGAGCTGATTGATACGCCCGAAGTTCGCGGCATGATCAACAAGATCCCGCACCTCGTCCGCGTCGTCGGCGAATAA
- the rplD gene encoding 50S ribosomal protein L4 — MELKVTTLDGKAAGTVDLKDDVFGLEVRPDILHRMVRYQQLKAMAGTHDVKNRSEGALTGKKFKKQKGGGARHGDRKAPQFRGGGRAFGPTPRSHAIDLPKKVRALALKHALSSKAKAGSLIVLDNVSQKEAKTAALRTTFGKLEWASALIIDGATVDQNFALAARNIPNIDVLPIQGINVVSILKRDKLVLTKAALEALEARFA, encoded by the coding sequence ATGGAACTCAAGGTAACCACTCTCGACGGTAAGGCCGCCGGTACGGTCGATCTCAAGGACGACGTCTTCGGTCTCGAAGTCCGCCCTGACATCCTGCACCGCATGGTTCGCTACCAGCAGCTCAAGGCCATGGCCGGCACGCATGACGTGAAGAACCGGTCGGAAGGCGCGCTGACGGGCAAGAAGTTCAAGAAGCAGAAGGGCGGCGGCGCTCGTCACGGCGATCGCAAGGCTCCGCAGTTCCGTGGTGGTGGCCGTGCATTCGGTCCGACCCCGCGCAGCCATGCCATCGACCTTCCCAAGAAGGTTCGTGCTCTGGCGCTCAAGCATGCCCTGTCGTCCAAGGCAAAAGCCGGTTCGCTGATCGTCCTGGACAACGTGTCGCAGAAGGAAGCCAAGACGGCTGCTCTCCGCACCACGTTCGGCAAGCTGGAATGGGCTAGCGCCCTGATCATTGATGGTGCGACCGTCGACCAGAACTTCGCTCTGGCCGCCCGCAACATCCCGAACATCGACGTGCTGCCGATCCAGGGGATCAACGTTGTTTCGATCCTGAAGCGCGACAAGCTCGTCCTGACCAAGGCAGCGCTGGAAGCGCTCGAAGCGAGGTTCGCATGA
- the rpsC gene encoding 30S ribosomal protein S3: MGQKINPIGFRLGINRTWDSRWFANKGEYGSLLQEDLKIRTMLMEDLKAAAVSKIVIERPHRKCRVSIHTARPGIVIGKKGADIDKIRAKVKKFTDSEVHINIVEVRKPETDATLVAQGIAQQLERRVAFRRAMKRAVQTAIRMGAGGIRVNVGGRLGGADIARTEWYREGRVPLHTLRADIDYGTAEAATTYGIIGIKVWVFKGEVLEHDPSAHERRATEGGEGGQRTEREPRRERGDRDRERA; encoded by the coding sequence ATGGGCCAGAAAATCAATCCAATCGGCTTCCGTCTGGGCATCAACCGGACCTGGGATAGCCGCTGGTTCGCCAACAAGGGCGAATATGGTTCGCTGCTTCAGGAAGACCTGAAGATCCGCACCATGCTGATGGAAGATCTGAAGGCCGCTGCGGTTTCCAAGATCGTCATCGAGCGTCCGCACCGCAAGTGCCGCGTGTCGATCCACACTGCCCGTCCGGGCATCGTGATCGGCAAGAAGGGCGCTGACATCGACAAGATCCGCGCCAAGGTGAAGAAGTTCACCGACAGCGAAGTGCACATCAACATCGTTGAAGTGCGCAAGCCGGAGACCGATGCAACTCTGGTTGCCCAGGGCATTGCCCAGCAGCTGGAACGCCGTGTGGCATTCCGTCGCGCCATGAAGCGTGCCGTTCAGACCGCAATCCGCATGGGCGCCGGTGGTATCCGCGTCAACGTCGGTGGTCGTCTCGGCGGTGCCGACATCGCTCGTACCGAGTGGTACCGCGAAGGCCGCGTGCCGCTGCACACCCTGCGTGCCGATATCGACTACGGTACTGCCGAAGCCGCAACCACTTACGGCATCATCGGTATCAAGGTCTGGGTGTTCAAGGGCGAAGTCCTCGAACATGATCCGTCGGCTCATGAGCGCCGCGCCACCGAAGGTGGTGAAGGCGGTCAGCGTACCGAGCGCGAACCGCGTCGTGAACGCGGCGACCGCGATCGCGAACGCGCATAA
- a CDS encoding 50S ribosomal protein L23 has product MNKLAAYDIVRNPVVTEKSTMASEANQVVFDVAIDANKTEIKAAVEQLFSVKVKAVNTLVRKGKVKRFRGKVGVRNDVKKAIVTLVDGQSIDISTGL; this is encoded by the coding sequence ATGAACAAGCTTGCCGCTTACGACATCGTCCGTAACCCCGTCGTGACTGAAAAGTCGACGATGGCTTCGGAAGCAAACCAGGTCGTTTTCGACGTGGCGATCGATGCCAACAAGACCGAGATCAAGGCTGCCGTCGAGCAGCTGTTCTCGGTCAAGGTCAAGGCAGTGAACACCCTGGTCCGCAAGGGCAAGGTGAAGCGCTTCCGTGGCAAGGTTGGCGTTCGCAACGACGTCAAGAAGGCCATCGTGACCCTCGTCGACGGCCAGTCGATCGATATCTCGACCGGCCTCTAA
- the rpsE gene encoding 30S ribosomal protein S5, producing the protein MSRDVQERESEFVDRLVHINRVAKVVKGGRRFGFAALVVVGDQKGRVGFGHGKAREVPEAIRKATEQAKRQMIRVPLRDARTLHHDVTGRHGAGKVILRAAVPGTGIIAGGPMRAVFETLGINDIVAKSQGTANPYNMVRATFDALKRVDSPRSVASRRGLKVSELQARRGETAVEA; encoded by the coding sequence ATGAGCAGAGACGTTCAAGAACGCGAAAGCGAGTTCGTCGATCGCCTGGTCCACATCAATCGTGTGGCCAAGGTTGTGAAGGGCGGCCGTCGCTTCGGTTTTGCCGCTCTCGTCGTTGTCGGTGACCAGAAGGGTCGCGTCGGTTTCGGTCACGGCAAGGCCCGTGAAGTTCCCGAGGCAATCCGCAAGGCCACCGAGCAGGCCAAGCGCCAGATGATCCGCGTGCCGCTGCGCGATGCCCGCACGCTTCACCACGATGTCACCGGCCGCCACGGCGCCGGCAAGGTCATCCTGCGTGCAGCCGTTCCGGGTACCGGTATCATCGCCGGTGGTCCGATGCGCGCCGTCTTCGAGACGCTGGGCATCAACGACATCGTCGCCAAGTCGCAGGGCACTGCGAACCCCTACAACATGGTTCGCGCCACGTTCGACGCTCTCAAGCGCGTCGACAGCCCCCGTTCGGTGGCTTCCCGTCGTGGCCTCAAGGTTTCCGAACTCCAGGCTCGCCGCGGCGAGACTGCAGTCGAAGCCTGA
- the rplN gene encoding 50S ribosomal protein L14, whose amino-acid sequence MIQMQSNLDVADNSGAKRVMCIKVLGGSHRKYASVGDIIVVSVKDAIPRGRVKKGQVMKAVVVRTATDIRRPDGTVIRFDKNAAVLLNNQKEPIGTRIFGPVPRELRAKNHMKIISLAPEVL is encoded by the coding sequence ATGATCCAGATGCAGTCCAACCTCGACGTCGCCGATAATTCCGGCGCCAAGCGAGTCATGTGCATCAAGGTGCTGGGCGGTTCGCATCGCAAGTACGCCTCGGTCGGCGACATCATCGTCGTTTCGGTCAAGGACGCTATTCCGCGCGGCCGCGTCAAAAAGGGCCAGGTGATGAAGGCCGTGGTGGTTCGCACCGCAACCGACATCCGCCGTCCCGATGGCACCGTCATCCGTTTCGACAAGAACGCCGCCGTTCTTCTGAACAATCAGAAGGAACCGATCGGCACCCGTATCTTCGGACCGGTTCCGCGCGAGCTCCGCGCCAAGAACCACATGAAGATTATCTCGCTTGCCCCAGAGGTGCTGTAA
- the rplX gene encoding 50S ribosomal protein L24, which produces MASKIKKGDKVVVLAGKDKGKTGQVLSVIPSETKALVQGINLVKRHQKQTASNDAGIFTKEAPIHLSNLAVADKDGKATRVGFQIKDGVKTRVAKTTGDQIDG; this is translated from the coding sequence ATGGCCTCCAAGATTAAGAAGGGCGACAAGGTCGTCGTCCTGGCCGGCAAGGACAAGGGCAAGACCGGTCAGGTCCTGTCGGTCATCCCGTCCGAAACCAAGGCACTGGTCCAGGGTATCAACCTGGTGAAGCGCCACCAGAAGCAGACCGCTTCGAACGATGCCGGCATCTTCACCAAGGAAGCGCCGATCCATCTTTCCAACCTGGCGGTCGCCGACAAGGATGGCAAGGCCACCCGCGTCGGTTTCCAGATCAAGGACGGCGTGAAGACCCGCGTCGCCAAGACCACCGGAGATCAGATCGATGGCTGA
- the rplC gene encoding 50S ribosomal protein L3 — protein MRSGLIAQKLGMTRIFTEDGNHVPVTVLSLQNCQVVGQRTVEKDGYVALQLGAGQAKAKNVSKAERGQYAVAKVEPKRHVAEFRVDADNLIEVGATLKADHFSDGQLVDVTGTSIGKGFAGGMKRWNFGGLRASHGVSVSHRSIGSTGGRQDPGKTFKNKKMPGHMGDRRITTQNVKVVKTDVERGLIMIQGSVPGAKGAWIMIKDAVKKPAPANAAFPGSFEAAAAGEAK, from the coding sequence ATGCGTTCTGGATTGATCGCACAGAAGCTGGGGATGACCCGCATCTTCACAGAGGACGGCAACCACGTCCCCGTGACGGTGCTGAGCCTGCAGAATTGTCAGGTCGTGGGCCAGCGGACCGTCGAAAAGGACGGTTATGTCGCCCTGCAGCTGGGTGCCGGCCAGGCTAAGGCCAAGAATGTTTCCAAGGCAGAACGCGGCCAGTACGCTGTTGCCAAGGTCGAGCCCAAGCGTCACGTGGCAGAGTTCCGCGTGGATGCCGACAACCTCATCGAGGTTGGCGCTACGCTCAAGGCCGACCACTTCTCCGATGGTCAGCTGGTCGACGTGACCGGTACTTCCATTGGTAAGGGCTTCGCCGGTGGTATGAAGCGCTGGAACTTCGGTGGTCTGCGTGCCTCGCACGGTGTGTCCGTGTCGCACCGCTCGATCGGTTCTACCGGTGGCCGTCAGGACCCGGGCAAGACCTTCAAGAACAAGAAGATGCCGGGCCATATGGGCGATCGTCGCATCACCACGCAGAACGTCAAGGTCGTCAAGACCGATGTGGAGCGTGGCCTGATCATGATCCAGGGTTCGGTCCCGGGCGCCAAGGGCGCCTGGATCATGATCAAGGACGCCGTCAAGAAGCCGGCTCCCGCGAACGCTGCCTTCCCAGGCTCGTTCGAGGCCGCTGCTGCGGGAGAAGCGAAGTAA
- the rpsN gene encoding 30S ribosomal protein S14, which translates to MAKTSSIEKNKKRAALAEQYAEKRAALKATIKNQDTPIEERFKASLKLAELPRNSAKIRIRNRCEVSGRPRGYYRKLKMSRIALRQLGNLGQIPGLVKSSW; encoded by the coding sequence ATGGCTAAGACCAGCTCCATCGAAAAGAACAAGAAGCGCGCCGCTCTGGCCGAGCAGTACGCTGAAAAGCGCGCCGCCCTCAAGGCGACCATCAAGAACCAGGACACTCCCATTGAGGAGCGTTTCAAGGCCAGCCTCAAGCTGGCTGAACTCCCGCGTAACTCGGCCAAGATCCGCATTCGCAACCGTTGCGAAGTGTCGGGCCGCCCGCGTGGTTACTATCGCAAGCTCAAGATGAGCCGTATTGCCCTGCGTCAGCTGGGCAACCTGGGTCAGATCCCGGGTCTGGTGAAGTCGAGCTGGTAA
- the rpsQ gene encoding 30S ribosomal protein S17, producing the protein MPKRVLQGTVVSDANDKTIVVRVERRFTHPLLKKTVRRSKKYHAHDENNVAKVGQTVWIEETAPISKNKRWALVPSA; encoded by the coding sequence ATGCCAAAGCGCGTTTTGCAGGGGACTGTTGTCTCCGACGCCAATGACAAGACCATCGTGGTTCGTGTCGAGCGCCGTTTCACTCATCCGCTTCTGAAGAAGACCGTGCGTCGTTCCAAGAAGTACCACGCCCACGATGAAAATAATGTGGCGAAGGTCGGTCAGACCGTGTGGATCGAAGAAACTGCGCCGATCTCCAAGAACAAGCGCTGGGCGCTCGTTCCGTCCGCGTAA
- the rplF gene encoding 50S ribosomal protein L6 has product MSRTGKKPVAPVNGVTVTINGRNVSAKGPKGELKLDLMDIVNVEQGSDGIVVTPANDTREARAAWGTTRALIQNMVTGVSAGFEKKLAIQGVGYRAAMQGKDVKLSLGFSHEVVYQAPQGITLAVPAPTEIVVTGIDKQQVGQVAAEIRGWRPPEPYKGKGVRYAGEQVFRKEGKKK; this is encoded by the coding sequence ATGTCACGTACTGGCAAGAAACCGGTGGCCCCGGTTAATGGCGTCACCGTTACGATCAATGGTCGCAACGTCTCCGCCAAGGGCCCGAAGGGCGAGCTCAAGCTCGACCTTATGGACATCGTCAATGTCGAACAGGGTTCGGACGGCATCGTCGTCACCCCTGCAAACGACACCCGTGAGGCTCGCGCTGCCTGGGGTACCACCCGCGCGCTGATTCAGAACATGGTCACTGGGGTGAGCGCCGGCTTTGAAAAGAAGCTCGCCATTCAGGGCGTGGGTTACCGCGCCGCCATGCAGGGCAAGGATGTCAAGCTGTCGCTCGGTTTCAGCCACGAAGTGGTGTATCAGGCTCCCCAGGGCATCACCCTGGCCGTTCCTGCCCCGACCGAAATCGTCGTGACCGGCATCGACAAGCAGCAGGTCGGTCAGGTCGCTGCGGAGATCCGCGGCTGGCGTCCCCCCGAGCCCTACAAGGGCAAGGGCGTGCGTTATGCCGGCGAGCAGGTCTTCCGCAAAGAAGGCAAGAAGAAGTAA
- the rplB gene encoding 50S ribosomal protein L2, translating to MALKTYNPTSEGRRTLITTDRSELWKGAPVKALTEGLSKKGGRNNTGRITAFHRGGGHKRSYRMVDFKRVKFDAVGTVERLEYDPNRTAWIALIKYEDGELAYIVAPQRLAAGDKVISSLNGADVKPGNAMPLERMPVGTIVHNIELKPRKGGQVARSAGAYAQYVGRDSGWAILRLNSGEQRRVHGTCLATVGAVSNQDHANTSLGKAGRNRWLGRKPVNRGVTMNPVDHPHGGGEGRTSGGRHPVSPWGKPTKGKRTRSNKATDQFIVRSRHVKKGR from the coding sequence ATGGCTCTAAAGACTTACAACCCCACCTCCGAAGGCCGTCGTACCCTGATCACGACCGACCGCTCGGAACTGTGGAAGGGCGCCCCGGTCAAGGCTTTGACCGAAGGCCTCAGCAAGAAGGGCGGCCGTAACAATACCGGTCGCATCACCGCCTTCCATCGCGGCGGTGGTCACAAGCGCAGCTACCGTATGGTGGACTTCAAGCGCGTGAAGTTCGACGCCGTCGGGACCGTAGAACGTCTCGAATACGATCCGAACCGCACCGCCTGGATCGCGCTGATCAAGTATGAAGACGGCGAGCTGGCCTATATCGTGGCTCCGCAGCGTCTGGCCGCCGGCGACAAGGTCATCTCCTCGCTCAACGGCGCGGATGTGAAGCCCGGCAACGCCATGCCGCTCGAGCGCATGCCGGTCGGTACGATCGTGCACAACATCGAGCTCAAGCCCCGCAAGGGTGGCCAGGTGGCTCGTTCGGCTGGTGCCTATGCCCAGTATGTCGGTCGTGACTCCGGTTGGGCGATCCTTCGCCTCAACTCGGGCGAACAGCGCCGCGTGCATGGCACCTGCCTTGCCACCGTTGGCGCCGTGTCCAACCAGGACCATGCCAACACCTCGCTCGGCAAGGCCGGTCGCAACCGCTGGCTGGGCCGCAAGCCGGTCAACCGCGGTGTGACCATGAACCCGGTCGATCACCCGCATGGTGGTGGTGAAGGCCGTACTTCTGGTGGCCGTCACCCGGTTTCGCCGTGGGGCAAGCCGACCAAGGGCAAGCGTACGCGCAGCAACAAGGCTACGGACCAGTTCATCGTTCGCAGCCGTCACGTGAAGAAGGGCAGGTAA
- the rplO gene encoding 50S ribosomal protein L15 translates to MTRLNELRDNPGANKTRVRVGRGIGSGVGKTGGRGGKGQTARAGVAINGFEGGQMPLHMRMPKRGFNAWNPKDFNEVRIDRIQAYIDSGKLDAKGVIDAAALVAAGVIRRPRDGVRLIGAEGFSAKKVTFKVDYATKGAAAAIEAAGGKLDLIPVKETWKKTPYAGK, encoded by the coding sequence ATGACTCGTTTGAACGAACTTCGCGACAATCCCGGCGCCAACAAGACCCGCGTTCGCGTGGGCCGTGGTATCGGCTCGGGCGTCGGCAAGACCGGCGGCCGCGGCGGCAAGGGCCAGACGGCTCGCGCCGGTGTGGCAATCAACGGCTTCGAAGGCGGCCAGATGCCCCTTCACATGCGTATGCCGAAGCGTGGCTTCAACGCCTGGAACCCGAAGGACTTCAATGAAGTCCGTATCGATCGGATCCAGGCCTATATCGACAGTGGCAAGCTCGACGCCAAGGGTGTCATCGACGCTGCCGCCCTGGTTGCTGCCGGCGTCATCCGTCGTCCGCGTGACGGCGTCCGTCTGATCGGCGCCGAAGGCTTCTCGGCCAAGAAGGTTACCTTCAAGGTCGACTACGCCACCAAGGGCGCTGCTGCTGCTATCGAGGCTGCCGGCGGCAAGCTCGATCTGATCCCGGTCAAAGAGACCTGGAAGAAGACCCCCTACGCCGGCAAGTAA
- the rplP gene encoding 50S ribosomal protein L16, with translation MLQPKRTKFRKAHKGRIHGLAKGGTDLAFGQYALKATEPERVTARQIEAARRAITREMKRQGRVWIRIFPDLPVSKKPTEVRMGKGKGSVEYWAARVKPGRIVFEIDGVPEDVAKEALRLGAMKLPITTRIVTRIAD, from the coding sequence ATGCTGCAACCAAAGAGAACTAAGTTCCGCAAGGCTCATAAGGGCCGCATCCATGGCCTGGCCAAGGGTGGTACCGATCTGGCTTTCGGCCAGTATGCTCTCAAGGCCACCGAGCCCGAGCGTGTTACCGCCCGCCAGATCGAGGCTGCCCGCCGTGCGATCACTCGCGAAATGAAGCGTCAGGGCCGCGTCTGGATCCGAATTTTCCCGGATCTTCCCGTTTCCAAGAAGCCGACCGAAGTCCGAATGGGTAAGGGTAAGGGCTCGGTGGAATACTGGGCAGCGCGCGTCAAGCCAGGCCGCATCGTTTTTGAGATTGACGGCGTACCCGAAGACGTTGCAAAGGAGGCCCTTCGCCTCGGAGCAATGAAGTTGCCGATCACCACGCGTATCGTAACGCGTATTGCCGACTAA
- the rplV gene encoding 50S ribosomal protein L22, giving the protein MSKPKTERALKDNEAKAVLRMLRISPQKLNLVAQLIRGKKVERALADLEFSHKRISGQVKKVLESAIANAENNHGLDTDALVVAEAYVGNSLVMKRFTARGRGKSARIEKPFSHLTIVVRQVEEAA; this is encoded by the coding sequence ATGAGCAAGCCTAAGACTGAGCGCGCTCTCAAGGATAACGAGGCAAAGGCTGTGCTGCGCATGCTGCGCATCAGCCCTCAGAAGCTGAACCTCGTCGCGCAGTTGATCCGTGGCAAGAAGGTCGAGCGGGCTTTGGCCGATCTCGAATTCAGCCACAAGCGCATCTCCGGCCAGGTGAAGAAGGTGCTTGAGAGCGCCATCGCCAACGCCGAAAACAACCACGGCCTGGACACCGACGCCCTCGTCGTTGCCGAAGCCTATGTGGGCAATTCGCTTGTGATGAAGCGCTTCACCGCTCGCGGTCGCGGCAAGTCCGCCCGTATCGAGAAGCCATTCTCTCACCTGACGATTGTTGTCCGGCAAGTTGAGGAGGCCGCATAA
- the rpmC gene encoding 50S ribosomal protein L29 has protein sequence MKASDVRAKTADELKDQLVDLKKEQFNLRFQRATQQLEKPARVKEVRRDIARIKTVLGQKNAAK, from the coding sequence ATGAAAGCCAGTGATGTGCGGGCCAAGACCGCAGACGAACTGAAAGATCAGCTCGTCGACCTGAAGAAAGAACAGTTCAACCTGCGTTTCCAGCGCGCTACCCAGCAGTTGGAAAAGCCGGCCCGGGTGAAGGAAGTCCGTCGCGATATCGCGCGGATCAAGACCGTCCTCGGCCAAAAGAACGCAGCTAAGTAA
- the rpsH gene encoding 30S ribosomal protein S8, with amino-acid sequence MSFSDPIGDMLTRIRNAQERRKNTVSTPASTLRGRVLDVLQSEGFIRGYSETKFENGASEYEIELKYSENEGVIRTIERVSRPGRRVYASVKNIPQVANGLGVSILSTPKGVMADHEAKAANVGGEVLCRVF; translated from the coding sequence ATGAGCTTTTCCGATCCCATCGGCGATATGCTGACCCGCATCCGCAACGCTCAGGAGCGTCGCAAGAATACCGTTTCGACTCCGGCTTCGACCCTGCGTGGTCGGGTGCTGGACGTTCTCCAGTCCGAGGGTTTCATCCGCGGCTACTCGGAGACGAAGTTCGAGAACGGTGCCTCCGAATACGAGATCGAACTCAAGTATTCGGAAAATGAAGGCGTTATCCGCACGATCGAACGCGTTTCGCGTCCCGGCCGTCGCGTCTACGCTTCCGTCAAGAACATCCCGCAGGTTGCCAATGGCCTGGGTGTCTCGATCCTCTCCACCCCAAAGGGTGTGATGGCCGACCACGAAGCCAAGGCTGCCAATGTGGGTGGCGAGGTACTCTGCCGCGTCTTCTAA
- the rpsJ gene encoding 30S ribosomal protein S10, which translates to MNGQNIRIRLKAFDHRVLDTSTREIVNTAKRTGAQVRGPIPLPTRIDKFTVNRSPHIDKKSREQFEIRTHKRLLDIVDPTPQTVDALMKLDLAAGVDVEIKL; encoded by the coding sequence ATGAACGGTCAGAATATCCGCATCCGCCTCAAGGCGTTTGACCACCGCGTGCTCGACACCTCGACCCGCGAGATCGTCAATACCGCCAAGCGTACGGGTGCCCAGGTTCGCGGTCCGATTCCGCTGCCGACCCGCATCGACAAGTTCACCGTCAACCGCTCTCCGCACATCGACAAGAAGTCGCGCGAGCAGTTTGAGATCCGGACCCACAAGCGTCTTCTGGACATCGTGGACCCGACTCCCCAGACGGTCGATGCACTCATGAAGCTCGATCTCGCCGCCGGCGTCGACGTCGAAATCAAGCTCTAA